AAGTGCATCGAGCAATTCCGCAGCAACTTTTATTTGTTCATAGGCTTGAAGTTTTCGTACTAAACTCATACGAGGATCCTCTTCCTCCTCCTCTCCACTAGTAGGAGGAGCCGGAAGCAACAATCGAGACTTAATTTCTGCAAGCATTGCAGCCATCAATAAATAATCAGCAGCTAATTCTAAACGTCTGCATTCCATTAATTGAATATAATGCAAATATTGCTTCGTGATACTAACAATTGGAATATCCAATATATCAATATTCTGTTTGCGAATAAGGTATAAAAGCAAGTCTAGAGGTCCGCTAAAAGAGTCTAAAAGCACCTCTAGTGCATCAGGAGGAATAAACAAATCATCTGGGAGCTCCGTAAGCTCCTTACCGTCAATAATTGCTTTTACTTCTGGTTTACTTGCTAATTCAATATCCATGCTAAAAACTCATTCTTTATTAGGCTCCTTGCAGACACCTTCAAAGATCAACATAAATCGGTACTGTAAAGTTGGTGAAGTAGTGAAACCTGGACACTATTATATTCGTCAAGGATTTTTCAAAAGTACCCATACAACGTCCAGACATCAATAATCGAGGCCCATAACTTCTCGTACGGTACTCAAATTTTTACAAGCGACTTCTCGTGCGGCCTCGCTTCCTTCAGAAACAATTCGTTTTACTGAACTCAAATCAGACTCATATTCCGTAATTGCTTCCTGGATAGGTTTTAATTCTTTATTAACCGCGTCAACGATGGGTCGTTTGCATTCAATGCAACCAATACCAGCTGAACGACAGCCTTTTTGAACCCAATCTTTAATTTCATTATTCGAGTAAATTTTATGAAATTGCCAAACTGGGCATTTTTCTGGCTCACCAGGATCTGTTCGTTTGATTCGCGCTGGATCAGTGGGCATAGTTAATATCTTTTTCTCAACCTGTTCAGGAGGCTCTCTTAACATAATTGTATTATGATAAGATTTAGACATTTTTTGTCCATCAATGCCAGGCATTTTTGCAGTTTCGGTAAGTAATGGATGAGGTTCAGGTAGAATTATTTTGCCACTTCCTTCCAAGTAACCTAGGAGACGCTCTTTATCACCAATAGATAAATTAGGTTGATCTTCTAACAAAGCTTGTGCTGTTTTAATTGCCTCATGATTTCCATGCTCCTGAAATTGACGACGCAACTCGCTGTAATACTTACCGTTCTTTTTACCCATTTTCTTAATTGCTTCGGCTGCCAACTCTTCAAAATTAGGTTCTTTACCATAGATATGATTAAATCGACGCGCAATTTCTCGAGTAAGCTCAATATGTGATACTTGATCTTCACCAACAGGAACATAATCAGCATGATAGATAAGAACATCAGCACTTTGTAATAAGGGATAACCTAAAAATCCATAGGTTGATAAGTCTTTTTCTTTTAATTTTTCTTGTTGATCTTTAAAACTCGGTACCCGTTCCAACCACCCTAACGGTGTAATCATGGATAAAAGTAAGTGCAATTCTGCATGTTCTGGAACCCAAGATTGGATAAATATTCGTGATAATCCAGGATTTACTCCACAAGCCAGCCAATCCACAATCATATCCCACAAATGTTTCTCTATAAAACCTGTCTCATCATATTGTGTAGTTAAGCCATGCCAATCGGCTGCAAAAAAGAAGCAATCATATTGATGTTGTAATTTAATCCAATTTTTTATTACACCATGGTAGTGCCCAAGATGTAATCTTCCACTGACACGCATTCCAGAAACAACTCGTTTATTGGAACTAAATAATGCTGACATCAATATCCTCTTTATAAATATTAATTATTACTTAAAAGGTTCGGGATCACCCTTACCCTCCCTAATTATCACTGGATAATCACCAGTCAAATCAATTACCGTTGTGGGTTCTTGTCCACAATTACCACCATCAATAACTAAATCGATCTGATGCCCTAAAAGATCGTGAATCGCTTCAGGTTCACTCAATGGGGCTTTTGCACCCGG
The DNA window shown above is from Legionella sp. PC997 and carries:
- a CDS encoding ScpA family protein, encoding MDIELASKPEVKAIIDGKELTELPDDLFIPPDALEVLLDSFSGPLDLLLYLIRKQNIDILDIPIVSITKQYLHYIQLMECRRLELAADYLLMAAMLAEIKSRLLLPAPPTSGEEEEEDPRMSLVRKLQAYEQIKVAAELLDALPRQERDHFQIQIVPSELERIIVHPDVQLEDLIAAMKSLLQREEQTSHHQVSREVLSVRERMSHVLALLQEHNVLEFSQLFSIEEGRIGLVVSLLAILELARQSLIVITQNEAFSSIHLQAA
- a CDS encoding tryptophan--tRNA ligase; this encodes MSALFSSNKRVVSGMRVSGRLHLGHYHGVIKNWIKLQHQYDCFFFAADWHGLTTQYDETGFIEKHLWDMIVDWLACGVNPGLSRIFIQSWVPEHAELHLLLSMITPLGWLERVPSFKDQQEKLKEKDLSTYGFLGYPLLQSADVLIYHADYVPVGEDQVSHIELTREIARRFNHIYGKEPNFEELAAEAIKKMGKKNGKYYSELRRQFQEHGNHEAIKTAQALLEDQPNLSIGDKERLLGYLEGSGKIILPEPHPLLTETAKMPGIDGQKMSKSYHNTIMLREPPEQVEKKILTMPTDPARIKRTDPGEPEKCPVWQFHKIYSNNEIKDWVQKGCRSAGIGCIECKRPIVDAVNKELKPIQEAITEYESDLSSVKRIVSEGSEAAREVACKNLSTVREVMGLDY